A single genomic interval of Zunongwangia sp. HGR-M22 harbors:
- a CDS encoding endonuclease/exonuclease/phosphatase family protein — MKFVSKLLACILLVYSCHDSSPDEINEDGNLSDMNTEIKVLSYNIHHSNPPSQSDIINLNAIADVLKQSKADVVGLQEVDVYTERSGKQLHMARSLAELAGFTYWYFSKSIDFQGGAYGTAILSKFPISDTLTLALPNPENAEPRSLSLATVHLNDSLKLRFGNTHLDYTNETNNLDQVKAIRNHLSQNDISTILTGDFNVVPSSASMEFIFEEFTSTCKNQCAFTSPSNSPSKTIDYILYAGKGLRSINHQVLLEPFPSDHLPVLSRLLFY; from the coding sequence ATGAAATTTGTATCAAAATTGTTGGCATGTATATTACTAGTATATAGTTGTCATGATAGTAGTCCGGATGAGATCAATGAAGATGGAAATCTTAGCGATATGAACACTGAAATTAAAGTTCTAAGCTATAATATTCATCATTCAAATCCACCTTCTCAATCTGATATTATAAATTTAAATGCCATAGCTGACGTTCTAAAACAGAGTAAAGCAGATGTGGTAGGTTTGCAGGAAGTAGATGTTTATACCGAACGTTCGGGGAAGCAATTGCATATGGCGCGCTCTTTGGCAGAATTGGCTGGATTCACATATTGGTATTTTTCAAAATCTATTGATTTTCAAGGTGGCGCTTATGGAACAGCGATTCTTTCAAAATTTCCTATCTCGGATACCCTTACGCTAGCCTTGCCAAATCCTGAAAATGCAGAACCTCGATCTTTATCCCTTGCTACGGTACATTTGAATGATAGTTTAAAGCTGCGCTTTGGAAATACGCACCTGGATTATACCAATGAGACGAATAATCTTGACCAGGTCAAAGCTATTAGAAATCATCTTTCTCAGAATGATATTTCTACGATCTTAACCGGGGATTTTAATGTGGTGCCTTCAAGTGCTTCTATGGAGTTTATATTCGAAGAATTTACTTCGACCTGTAAAAATCAATGTGCTTTTACTTCACCCTCAAATTCTCCTTCAAAAACAATTGATTATATATTGTACGCAGGAAAAGGATTACGAAGTATAAATCATCAGGTATTATTGGAGCCATTTCCATCGGATCATTTACCTGTTCTGTCCAGATTGTTATTTTATTAG